The Engystomops pustulosus chromosome 1, aEngPut4.maternal, whole genome shotgun sequence genome has a window encoding:
- the LOC140092572 gene encoding relaxin-3-like produces the protein MCLRFCLCVLLIACVIPKLCQALEVADGGIRLCGRDFIRTVVMSCGGSRWKRYSPEPGQERVNPYRDFLDWLNRDALEDPDHLNSVYGEAHRAPNPPYSSLQKNDPTMEQLQGALYDPIASEEQQGVGLRMKRSAGPALSCCQRGCTKTELMKFC, from the exons ATGTGTCTCCGTTTCTGCCTTTGTGTCCTGCTCATCGCCTGTGTTATTCCCAAATTGTGTCAGGCACTGGAGGTAGCAGATGGTGGGATAAGGCTGTGTGGAAGAGACTTCATTCGGACAGTAGTCATGTCATGTGGAGGATCAAGATGGAAGAGATACTCTCCTGAGCCTGGACAAGAAAGAGTTAACCCTTATC GTGATTTCCTGGACTGGTTGAATAGAGATGCCTTGGAGGATCCTGATCATCTTAATTCAGTTTATGGAGAAGCACACAGAGCTCCGAATCCTCCTTATTCATCCCTGCAAAAGAATGATCCAACTATGGAACAGCTGCAAGGCGCACTGTATGATCCTATAGCAAGTGAAGAACAGCAAGGAGTTGGTCTGCGGATGAAAAGAAGTGCAGGGCCAGCTTTATCCTGCTGTCAGAGGGGCTGCACCAAGACTGAACTAATGAAGTTCTGTTAA